One window from the genome of Methylomarinovum caldicuralii encodes:
- a CDS encoding tetratricopeptide repeat protein — translation MNRAKVLLLMLLAAEMLPAQADCPPPLEERAAEEEIRAGALKIIRSPRAETAACWVGQGRAAYRRGDWEAAYQAFSHALGWRQDAVEAWLGLAAAALKLGRRDMAEHGYHQALALSPDEPLALAGLAVLHPQDERLLAALEQAASERSPTAWLYAVLGDLYARRNDWPRAQQAYFHAHRIDLTHPDYSYDLAVTLDHLGQYRLARSFYTEALQLARQRKAAFDPEVAARRLRQLEEMAR, via the coding sequence ATGAACCGTGCTAAGGTACTGCTGCTGATGTTGTTGGCCGCGGAGATGTTGCCCGCCCAGGCTGACTGTCCGCCGCCGCTTGAAGAACGCGCTGCCGAGGAGGAGATCCGTGCCGGCGCCCTGAAGATCATACGTTCGCCCCGGGCAGAGACGGCGGCTTGCTGGGTTGGGCAGGGGCGGGCGGCGTATAGGCGGGGGGATTGGGAAGCTGCTTACCAGGCTTTTTCCCACGCGCTTGGGTGGCGGCAGGATGCCGTTGAAGCCTGGCTGGGGTTGGCTGCGGCCGCCCTGAAATTGGGTCGCCGTGATATGGCCGAGCACGGATATCATCAGGCGCTGGCACTGAGTCCGGACGAACCGCTGGCGCTGGCGGGTCTGGCGGTATTGCATCCGCAGGATGAGCGTCTGCTGGCTGCACTGGAACAGGCCGCCTCGGAGCGGAGCCCCACCGCCTGGTTGTACGCCGTGCTCGGTGACCTATATGCCCGCCGTAACGATTGGCCTAGAGCCCAGCAAGCCTACTTCCATGCCCATCGCATCGATCTGACGCATCCTGATTATAGCTACGATCTGGCGGTGACCCTGGATCACTTGGGACAGTATCGCCTGGCGCGCAGTTTCTACACCGAAGCTTTGCAGTTAGCCCGGCAGCGCAAGGCCGCCTTCGACCCGGAGGTGGCGGCCCGGCGCTTGCGCCAATTGGAGGAGATGGCCCGGTGA
- the mshL gene encoding pilus (MSHA type) biogenesis protein MshL, which produces MRNEIVIGFLLTALLTGCAGQMPLKPQPVRHLHSPAAVVGEVPAPVTPLPPLPETTGHPSSKRFSAVVTDVPVRRFLFALARDAQLNLDLAPGVEGKVTLNAIDQTLEQILARIADQLGLRYQLQGHYLKIGPDAPYFEHYPIPYVNIVRDSVNQVSVSNKIGGENGKQGGEESDNGSATQVASQSKNHFWERLVNNTAAILGVSPPQQNGKKAQGASPIIAHPESGLLSVKATARQHRKIRRYLNQVLRRAQRQVLIEATVVDVSLNDRYQAGVDWEAVNVKLGSDKRKIDIVQNMLGQALSGPPALTIAYAGKDLAATVKLLSEFGDTRVISSPKLMVVNNQTAVLRVVENQVYFTVEVDTNQTQGVSVTTTETTPHTVPVGFVMSVTPAIDDQDNVLLHVRPTISRITGFVKDPNPMLAQAGTESRVPQIEVQEMESMLRLHDGHIGIIGGLMQDDIARKTQGIIGLSRIPYVGPLFSYKNDQGRKSELVIFIRPTVIRSASLKGDLKNYRDFLKATSAP; this is translated from the coding sequence ATGAGAAACGAAATTGTGATCGGGTTCTTGTTGACGGCCTTGCTGACCGGTTGCGCCGGGCAGATGCCGTTGAAACCGCAGCCGGTCCGTCATCTTCATTCACCTGCAGCAGTAGTGGGTGAGGTACCGGCGCCGGTAACGCCGTTGCCGCCGCTGCCGGAGACGACGGGGCATCCTTCATCCAAGCGTTTTTCCGCGGTGGTGACCGACGTGCCGGTACGCCGGTTCCTGTTCGCTCTGGCGCGTGACGCCCAATTGAATCTAGATCTGGCGCCCGGTGTGGAGGGCAAGGTGACCCTCAATGCCATCGACCAGACCCTGGAGCAGATTCTTGCACGCATCGCCGATCAGCTGGGGTTGCGTTACCAGCTGCAGGGACATTATCTCAAGATCGGGCCGGATGCCCCCTATTTCGAACACTATCCCATTCCTTACGTCAATATCGTCCGCGACAGCGTCAATCAGGTCAGCGTCTCCAATAAAATCGGGGGAGAAAATGGGAAGCAAGGCGGCGAAGAGAGCGACAACGGATCGGCCACCCAGGTTGCCAGTCAATCGAAGAATCATTTCTGGGAGCGGCTGGTAAATAACACCGCAGCCATTTTGGGGGTCAGTCCGCCGCAGCAGAACGGCAAAAAAGCACAAGGGGCGTCGCCGATCATTGCGCATCCCGAAAGCGGACTGCTCAGCGTTAAGGCCACCGCCCGCCAGCACCGCAAGATCCGCCGTTATCTGAATCAGGTTTTGCGCCGGGCGCAGCGCCAGGTTTTGATCGAGGCCACCGTGGTGGACGTGAGTCTCAATGACCGTTATCAGGCCGGGGTCGATTGGGAGGCGGTCAACGTCAAACTGGGCAGCGACAAGCGCAAGATCGACATTGTCCAGAACATGCTCGGGCAGGCCCTTTCCGGCCCGCCGGCATTGACCATCGCCTATGCCGGCAAGGACCTGGCCGCCACGGTCAAATTGCTGAGTGAATTCGGGGACACCCGGGTCATCTCCAGCCCCAAGCTGATGGTAGTCAATAACCAGACCGCGGTGTTGCGGGTAGTGGAGAATCAGGTTTATTTCACCGTCGAGGTGGACACCAATCAGACTCAGGGCGTCAGTGTCACCACCACCGAGACCACACCTCACACCGTGCCGGTGGGTTTCGTCATGAGCGTCACCCCGGCCATCGATGATCAGGACAACGTGCTGCTGCACGTGCGTCCCACCATTTCCCGAATCACGGGGTTCGTCAAGGATCCCAATCCCATGCTGGCTCAGGCCGGCACCGAAAGCCGGGTGCCCCAGATCGAGGTGCAGGAAATGGAATCAATGCTGCGCCTTCACGATGGGCACATCGGCATCATCGGTGGATTGATGCAGGACGATATCGCCCGTAAGACCCAAGGGATCATCGGCCTGTCACGCATTCCCTATGTGGGGCCGTTGTTCAGTTACAAGAATGATCAGGGGCGGAAGTCGGAACTGGTGATCTTCATTCGTCCCACAGTGATCCGCAGCGCCAGCCTCAAAGGCGATCTCAAGAACTACCGTGATTTTCTGAAAGCGACTTCGGCGCCATGA
- a CDS encoding DUF2959 domain-containing protein — translation MEKVGFHKRDILVHRIEKAREEQAETKEQFKTALEKFAALTDFHGGDLQDKYEELNAAYEASAEKAEAVRRRIADIEDVAEALFEEWKEELEQYHNAAMRSQSARQLAETKRRYRRLIAAMKRAAAKMDPVLAMFHDRVLFLKHNLNARAIASLQGELDQIQDNVASLIREMERAIAEADIFIRAIQKS, via the coding sequence ATGGAAAAAGTCGGCTTCCACAAGCGCGACATCCTGGTCCACCGGATCGAGAAGGCCCGGGAGGAGCAGGCGGAGACCAAGGAACAGTTCAAGACCGCGCTGGAAAAATTCGCCGCCCTGACCGACTTCCACGGCGGCGATCTGCAGGACAAATACGAGGAACTGAACGCTGCCTACGAGGCCAGCGCGGAGAAGGCCGAGGCGGTCAGGCGGCGCATCGCTGACATCGAGGACGTGGCCGAAGCCCTGTTCGAGGAGTGGAAAGAGGAGCTCGAGCAGTACCACAATGCCGCCATGCGGTCCCAGAGCGCCCGTCAGCTGGCGGAAACCAAACGCCGCTACCGGCGCCTGATCGCGGCGATGAAACGGGCCGCCGCCAAAATGGACCCGGTCCTGGCGATGTTCCACGACCGGGTGCTGTTCCTCAAACACAATCTCAACGCCCGCGCCATCGCCTCCCTGCAGGGAGAGCTGGACCAGATCCAGGACAACGTCGCCAGCCTCATCCGGGAGATGGAGCGCGCCATCGCCGAGGCCGACATCTTCATCCGCGCCATACAGAAAAGCTGA
- a CDS encoding VWA domain-containing protein, which produces MRSLALLLLLLCSAAVPAADAVRVLIDVSGSMKQTDPQDLRVPALKLLLELLPPETRAGVWLFADQPEPLLSPASVDDAWKRKAAAASAKIHSRGRYTDIEAALRAATADWDKAPEAGSRHLILLTDGMVDVEGGAAADQASRERLLGRLLPALQDRQVHLYTIALSDQADHALLKQLAVATDGWNETTRSAEQLQRVFLRIFKKVVPRDAVPLEGNRFKVDTSVREYTLLVFHQPDSPETELVKPSGEHWTAAQHPDNVRWHRESGYDLVTVTNPMPGEWQLVAKADPDNQVMIVTDLKLKVAPLPNYVLAGDSLTLVAELTEHGKRITEANFLRLVDFQFRRDTTAEPVPLFPGEETGTYTQTVTDLEPGTYTLQVTASSRTFERRREQSVEVITNPVRLETTLPHRPGEDAVLRLIPDLTVIDLHGFHATAVLENGDSRPFQSIGEGQWESRIPVGEAPVTVNLQVEATDSQGHSLPVAFTPLTLEVQPEEAPAEETATAEEEAVDEESLEEELLEEETESGHWWAAAAIAGGANLTLALAGFLLWRWLQRRARRQHEALLQRLGGT; this is translated from the coding sequence GTGCGTTCGCTTGCCCTACTGCTGCTCCTGCTCTGCTCGGCCGCCGTCCCTGCGGCCGACGCGGTGCGCGTTCTCATCGACGTCTCCGGCAGCATGAAACAAACCGACCCGCAGGACCTGCGGGTCCCGGCCCTCAAGCTGCTGCTGGAGCTGCTGCCGCCGGAAACCCGCGCCGGGGTGTGGCTGTTCGCCGACCAGCCCGAACCGCTGCTGTCGCCGGCGTCGGTCGATGACGCCTGGAAACGGAAGGCGGCGGCCGCCAGCGCCAAGATCCATTCCCGCGGCCGTTACACCGACATCGAGGCCGCCCTGCGAGCCGCCACCGCCGACTGGGACAAAGCCCCCGAGGCCGGCAGCCGTCATCTGATCCTGCTCACCGACGGCATGGTGGACGTGGAAGGCGGTGCGGCCGCCGACCAGGCTTCCCGTGAGCGCCTGCTGGGCCGGTTGCTGCCCGCACTGCAAGACCGGCAGGTTCACCTCTACACCATCGCCCTGTCCGACCAGGCGGACCATGCGCTGCTCAAGCAGTTGGCGGTGGCCACCGACGGCTGGAACGAAACCACCCGCTCGGCCGAACAGTTGCAGCGCGTTTTTCTCAGGATTTTCAAGAAGGTGGTCCCCCGCGATGCCGTACCGCTGGAGGGAAACCGCTTCAAGGTGGACACCAGCGTGCGGGAATACACCCTGCTGGTGTTCCATCAGCCGGACAGCCCGGAAACCGAACTGGTCAAGCCCAGCGGCGAACACTGGACCGCCGCCCAACATCCCGACAACGTGCGCTGGCATCGGGAAAGCGGCTACGATCTCGTCACCGTCACCAACCCCATGCCCGGGGAATGGCAGCTGGTGGCCAAAGCCGATCCCGACAACCAGGTCATGATCGTCACCGATCTCAAGCTCAAGGTCGCCCCCCTGCCCAACTACGTGCTCGCCGGGGATTCCCTCACCCTTGTCGCCGAACTGACCGAGCACGGCAAACGCATCACCGAGGCCAACTTTCTGCGCCTGGTCGATTTCCAGTTCCGGCGGGACACCACAGCAGAACCCGTCCCCCTGTTCCCGGGCGAGGAGACGGGCACCTACACCCAGACGGTGACGGACCTGGAACCGGGCACCTACACCCTGCAGGTCACCGCCAGCAGCAGGACTTTCGAACGCCGCCGGGAACAGAGCGTAGAGGTCATCACCAACCCGGTGCGCCTGGAAACCACCCTGCCCCACCGTCCCGGCGAAGACGCCGTGCTGCGCCTGATTCCGGATCTCACGGTGATCGATCTGCACGGCTTTCACGCCACCGCCGTGCTGGAGAACGGCGACAGCCGGCCTTTCCAATCCATCGGCGAAGGCCAGTGGGAAAGCCGGATTCCCGTGGGTGAGGCCCCGGTCACCGTCAACCTGCAGGTGGAGGCCACAGACAGCCAGGGCCATTCCCTGCCGGTCGCCTTCACTCCCCTGACCCTCGAAGTGCAGCCGGAGGAAGCCCCTGCCGAAGAGACGGCCACGGCGGAGGAGGAGGCTGTGGACGAGGAATCCCTGGAAGAAGAACTGCTGGAGGAGGAAACAGAAAGCGGGCACTGGTGGGCCGCGGCCGCCATCGCCGGCGGCGCCAATCTGACGCTCGCCCTCGCCGGCTTTCTGCTCTGGCGCTGGCTGCAGCGCCGCGCCCGGAGACAACATGAAGCACTGCTGCAACGGCTGGGAGGAACATGA
- the ubiB gene encoding ubiquinone biosynthesis regulatory protein kinase UbiB, whose protein sequence is MTGIFLFWRLLQIQRILLRHGLDELILGLPWLRPVRFLRWLSPNAWRRCHRGTRGERIRRALEELGPIYVKFGQAVSTRRDLLPDDIADELEKLQDRVPPFPGDQARAIVEAQLGRPVSEIFAEFDETPLASASIAQVHPARLRSGEAVVVKVLRPGIEARIREDVALMALFATLVERFIPEARRLRPRAVVAEFDKTLHDELDLVREAANAAELRRHFEDSEILYVPKVYFDWTRPQVLVIERIHGIPVTDVEALRDAGVDFKLLAERGVEIFFTQVFRDNFFHADMHPGNVFVDPRFPARYMAVDFGIVASLSEADQYYLAANLLAFFNRDYRRVAEMHVASGWVPADVRVEAFEGAIRAVCEPIFAKPLGEISYAQLLLRLFQTARRFRMEVQPQLVLLQKTLLQIEGLGRQLYPELDLWQTAKPFLEDWFRRRVHPRTLLYKTWRQLPQWAEQLPEVPTWALRLMDQASHGRLPLQLPQLEAWQLQQRRQQRRTVAAIGGGAMMISASVLIGVGLLSPLTLGLAGLGGVMVLRAYWEGGSD, encoded by the coding sequence GTGACCGGGATTTTCCTCTTCTGGCGTCTGCTGCAGATCCAGCGCATTCTGCTGCGCCACGGCCTGGACGAACTGATCCTCGGTCTGCCGTGGCTGCGGCCGGTGCGTTTTCTGCGCTGGCTGTCTCCCAATGCCTGGCGCCGCTGTCATCGGGGGACGCGCGGAGAGCGCATCCGCCGGGCGTTGGAGGAGCTGGGACCGATCTACGTCAAGTTCGGACAGGCGGTGTCCACCCGCCGCGATCTGCTGCCCGACGACATCGCCGACGAGCTGGAAAAGCTCCAGGACCGGGTGCCGCCGTTCCCCGGCGATCAGGCGCGGGCGATCGTCGAGGCGCAGCTGGGCCGGCCGGTTTCCGAAATCTTCGCCGAGTTCGATGAGACCCCGCTGGCCTCGGCCTCCATCGCCCAGGTCCATCCCGCCCGGCTCCGCAGCGGGGAGGCGGTCGTGGTCAAGGTGCTGCGTCCCGGCATCGAGGCCCGCATCCGGGAGGACGTGGCGTTGATGGCGCTGTTCGCCACCCTGGTGGAACGCTTCATCCCCGAAGCCCGACGGCTGCGCCCCCGGGCGGTGGTGGCCGAGTTCGACAAGACGCTTCACGACGAGCTCGATCTGGTGCGCGAGGCCGCCAACGCTGCGGAACTGCGGCGTCATTTCGAGGATTCGGAGATTCTTTACGTTCCCAAGGTGTATTTCGACTGGACCCGGCCGCAGGTGCTGGTGATCGAACGCATCCACGGCATCCCGGTCACCGATGTCGAAGCGCTAAGAGACGCTGGGGTCGATTTCAAGCTGCTGGCCGAGCGCGGGGTGGAGATCTTCTTCACCCAGGTGTTCCGCGACAATTTCTTCCACGCCGACATGCACCCGGGCAACGTGTTCGTCGATCCCCGCTTCCCAGCCAGGTACATGGCGGTGGACTTCGGCATCGTCGCCAGCCTTTCGGAAGCCGACCAGTATTATCTCGCGGCCAACCTGCTGGCCTTCTTCAACCGCGACTATCGCCGGGTGGCCGAGATGCACGTGGCCTCCGGCTGGGTGCCGGCGGACGTGCGGGTTGAGGCGTTCGAGGGGGCGATCCGGGCGGTGTGCGAGCCCATTTTCGCCAAACCCCTGGGGGAGATTTCCTACGCCCAGCTGCTGCTGCGCCTGTTCCAGACCGCGCGCCGCTTCCGCATGGAAGTCCAGCCCCAGCTGGTATTGTTGCAGAAAACCCTGCTCCAGATCGAAGGGCTGGGACGGCAGCTCTATCCGGAGCTGGACCTGTGGCAGACCGCCAAGCCGTTCCTGGAGGACTGGTTCAGGCGCCGTGTCCATCCCCGCACCCTGCTGTACAAGACCTGGCGGCAGCTGCCGCAGTGGGCCGAGCAGTTGCCGGAGGTGCCCACCTGGGCCCTGCGTCTTATGGATCAGGCCAGCCATGGCAGGCTGCCATTGCAACTGCCCCAGCTGGAGGCCTGGCAGCTGCAGCAGCGCCGGCAGCAGCGTCGCACCGTCGCCGCCATCGGCGGCGGGGCGATGATGATCTCCGCCAGCGTGCTGATCGGGGTGGGGTTGCTGTCGCCCCTGACCCTGGGGCTGGCCGGGCTGGGGGGCGTGATGGTGTTGCGAGCCTACTGGGAGGGAGGCTCGGACTGA
- a CDS encoding DUF2283 domain-containing protein, which yields MKIQYFKDTDTLYIEFRPGDIVETRELDEDTLLDLDARGQVCAITLEHAKERADIDHLHFEQIPA from the coding sequence ATGAAGATCCAGTATTTCAAGGATACGGACACGCTGTATATCGAGTTCCGCCCCGGTGATATCGTGGAAACCCGGGAACTGGACGAGGATACCTTATTGGATCTAGACGCCCGGGGACAGGTTTGCGCCATCACCTTGGAGCATGCCAAAGAACGGGCCGATATCGACCATTTGCATTTCGAGCAGATTCCCGCGTGA
- a CDS encoding ubiquinone biosynthesis accessory factor UbiJ gives MAHALASQAVETALARLLALDPNAARWLKPLAGKVIVVELAPFPLRFCFSPTDTTMLVLAECPERADVILRGTPFGFLRLLLAERPETGLFQGVVQVEGDMDTAKRLQNLLRRLDLDWERWLTDLAGERAANLLRGVIAWHRHAWRSFQWNLAEFLQEETRALPAPLEAEDLYRRIAELRDDVARLEARINRLLGMQSRI, from the coding sequence GTGGCCCACGCCCTGGCCTCCCAGGCAGTGGAAACGGCGCTGGCCCGACTGCTGGCTCTCGATCCGAATGCCGCCCGGTGGCTCAAGCCGTTGGCGGGCAAGGTCATCGTGGTGGAGCTGGCGCCGTTTCCATTGCGCTTCTGCTTCAGCCCCACCGATACGACCATGCTGGTGCTCGCCGAGTGCCCGGAAAGGGCGGACGTGATCCTGCGCGGCACACCCTTCGGTTTCCTGCGCCTGCTGCTGGCCGAGCGTCCTGAAACCGGCCTGTTCCAGGGGGTAGTGCAGGTCGAGGGGGACATGGACACCGCCAAGCGCCTGCAGAACCTGTTGCGCCGCCTCGATCTGGACTGGGAACGCTGGCTCACCGACCTGGCCGGAGAAAGGGCCGCCAATCTGCTGCGGGGCGTCATCGCCTGGCACCGCCATGCCTGGCGCAGTTTCCAATGGAACCTGGCCGAGTTCCTCCAGGAGGAAACCCGTGCCCTGCCGGCGCCGCTGGAAGCCGAAGACCTGTACCGCCGGATCGCGGAACTGCGCGATGATGTGGCGCGCCTGGAGGCGCGCATAAATCGCCTTCTTGGCATGCAGTCCCGGATATGA
- the ubiE gene encoding bifunctional demethylmenaquinone methyltransferase/2-methoxy-6-polyprenyl-1,4-benzoquinol methylase UbiE, with the protein MRDDKQTTHFGFRQVPVTEKAKLVRNVFDSVADQYDLMNDLMSFGIHRLWKRLTIFLSQVRYGERVLDLAGGTGDLTRLFHPRVGDKGEVVLADINAAMLRRGRDRLTDEGIVRGVRYAQVDAQCLPFEDDTFDCITIAFGLRNVTDKDKALASMYRVLKPGGRLLVLEFSKPTSELFGKVYDLYSFKLLPLMGKLVAGDPDSYRYLAESIRMHPDQNTLKGMMTKAGFERVEYFNLTQGVVAIHRGYKF; encoded by the coding sequence ATGCGCGACGACAAGCAAACCACCCACTTCGGCTTCCGCCAGGTTCCGGTCACGGAAAAGGCCAAGCTGGTCCGCAACGTGTTCGATTCGGTGGCGGACCAGTACGATCTGATGAACGACCTGATGTCCTTCGGCATCCACCGTCTGTGGAAGCGCCTGACCATCTTTCTCAGCCAGGTGCGTTACGGCGAGCGGGTGCTGGATCTGGCCGGCGGCACCGGCGATCTGACCCGGCTATTCCACCCCCGGGTGGGGGACAAAGGCGAGGTGGTGCTGGCCGACATCAACGCCGCCATGCTGCGCCGCGGGCGCGACCGCCTCACCGACGAGGGCATCGTCCGCGGCGTGCGCTACGCCCAGGTGGACGCCCAGTGTCTGCCCTTCGAGGACGACACCTTCGACTGCATCACCATCGCTTTCGGCCTGCGCAACGTCACCGACAAGGACAAGGCCCTGGCCTCCATGTACCGGGTGCTCAAACCCGGCGGCCGCCTGCTGGTGCTGGAATTTTCCAAACCCACCAGTGAATTGTTCGGCAAGGTTTATGACCTGTATTCCTTCAAGCTGTTGCCACTGATGGGAAAGCTCGTGGCCGGCGATCCCGACAGCTACCGCTACTTGGCCGAATCCATCCGTATGCACCCGGACCAGAACACCCTCAAGGGGATGATGACCAAGGCCGGCTTCGAGCGGGTCGAATACTTCAATCTCACCCAGGGGGTGGTGGCCATCCACCGGGGGTACAAGTTCTGA
- the ahcY gene encoding adenosylhomocysteinase, giving the protein MNQPAANLQPDYKVADISLADWGRKEIRIAETEMPGLMALREEYRDQKPLKGARIAGCLHMTIQTAVLIETLVELGAEVRWSSCNIFSTQDHAAAAIAAAGIPVFAWKGETEEEYWWCIDQTLFGPGGWRPNMLLDDGGDLTQVVHEKYPQLLEDIRGVSEETTTGVHRLYEMMKEGTLKCPAFNVNDSVTKSKFDNLYGCRESLLDGIKRATDVMIAGKIAVVLGYGDVGKGCAQSLRGQGATVWVTEIDPICALQAAMEGYRVVTMEDAAPIADIFVTATGNYHVITHEHMQAMKNNAIVCNIGHFDNEIDVASLRQYEWENIKPQVDHVIFPDGKRIILLAEGRLVNLGCATGHPSFVMSNSFCNQVLAQIELWNNPGKYENKVYVLPKILDEKVARLHLPKLGAKLTRLTEAQAAYIGVPVDGPYKPDHYRY; this is encoded by the coding sequence ATGAACCAGCCAGCTGCCAATCTGCAACCGGATTACAAAGTCGCCGACATCTCCCTGGCCGACTGGGGCCGCAAGGAGATCCGGATCGCCGAAACCGAAATGCCCGGCCTGATGGCCCTGCGCGAGGAGTACCGCGACCAGAAGCCCCTGAAAGGCGCCCGCATCGCCGGCTGCCTGCACATGACCATCCAGACCGCGGTGCTAATCGAGACGCTCGTGGAACTGGGCGCCGAGGTGCGCTGGTCCTCCTGCAACATTTTCTCCACCCAGGATCACGCCGCCGCCGCCATCGCCGCCGCCGGCATCCCGGTGTTCGCCTGGAAGGGGGAAACCGAGGAGGAGTACTGGTGGTGCATCGACCAGACCCTGTTCGGACCGGGTGGCTGGCGCCCCAACATGCTGCTCGACGACGGCGGCGACCTGACCCAGGTGGTGCACGAGAAATATCCGCAGCTTTTGGAGGACATCCGCGGGGTTTCCGAGGAAACCACCACCGGCGTCCACCGCCTGTACGAGATGATGAAGGAAGGCACGCTCAAGTGCCCGGCCTTCAACGTCAACGACTCGGTGACCAAGTCCAAGTTCGACAACCTCTACGGCTGCCGCGAGTCCCTGCTCGACGGCATCAAGCGCGCCACCGACGTGATGATCGCCGGCAAGATCGCCGTGGTCCTGGGTTACGGCGATGTGGGCAAGGGCTGCGCCCAGTCCCTGCGCGGTCAGGGGGCCACGGTGTGGGTCACCGAGATCGACCCCATCTGCGCCCTGCAGGCGGCGATGGAGGGTTACCGGGTGGTCACCATGGAGGACGCCGCGCCAATCGCCGACATCTTCGTCACCGCCACCGGCAACTACCACGTCATCACCCACGAGCACATGCAGGCGATGAAGAACAACGCCATCGTCTGCAACATCGGCCACTTCGACAACGAGATCGATGTCGCCAGCCTCAGGCAGTATGAATGGGAAAACATCAAGCCCCAGGTGGACCACGTCATCTTCCCCGACGGCAAGCGCATCATCCTCCTCGCCGAGGGCCGGCTGGTGAACCTGGGCTGCGCCACCGGCCATCCCAGCTTCGTAATGTCCAACTCCTTCTGTAATCAGGTGCTGGCCCAGATCGAGCTGTGGAACAATCCCGGCAAGTACGAGAACAAAGTCTACGTGCTGCCCAAGATTCTCGACGAGAAGGTGGCGCGCCTGCACTTGCCCAAACTGGGCGCCAAACTGACCCGGCTGACCGAGGCCCAGGCCGCCTACATCGGCGTGCCGGTGGACGGGCCGTACAAGCCGGATCATTACCGCTACTGA
- the metK gene encoding methionine adenosyltransferase, which yields MSQDFIFTSESVSEGHPDKIADQISDAMLDAILAQDPKGRVACETLVKTGMVLLAGEITTSAWVDAEQLVREVVRDIGYDDPAIGFDWQSCAVLQAIGKQSPDIAMGVDEAENKDLGAGDQGLMFGYACDETEVLMPAPIYYAHRLVQRQAELRRAKVLPWLRPDAKSQVTLRYEDNRPVAADAVVLSTQHAPDIPQSAIREAVIDEIILKVIPREWIHKDTKFYVNPTGQFVIGGPVGDCGLTGRKIIVDTYGGMARHGGGCFSGKDPTKVDRSAAYMGRYVAKTIVAAGLAERCEIQVSYAIGVAEPTSITIETFGTGKIAESRLVEIVREHFDLRPRGLIEELDLLRPIYRKTAAYGHFGRSEPEFTWERTDKAEALREAAGLPPRS from the coding sequence GTGAGCCAAGACTTTATTTTTACCTCCGAATCGGTTTCCGAAGGGCATCCGGACAAGATCGCCGACCAGATCTCCGATGCCATGCTCGACGCCATTCTGGCCCAGGATCCCAAGGGCCGGGTCGCCTGCGAGACCCTGGTCAAGACCGGCATGGTACTGCTGGCCGGGGAGATCACCACCAGCGCCTGGGTCGATGCCGAGCAGCTGGTGCGCGAGGTGGTGCGGGACATCGGCTACGACGACCCGGCCATCGGTTTCGACTGGCAGTCGTGTGCGGTGCTCCAGGCCATCGGCAAGCAGTCGCCGGACATCGCCATGGGGGTGGACGAGGCCGAGAACAAGGATCTGGGCGCCGGCGACCAGGGGCTGATGTTCGGCTACGCCTGCGACGAAACCGAAGTCCTGATGCCCGCCCCGATCTATTACGCCCACCGGCTGGTGCAGCGCCAGGCGGAGCTGCGCAGGGCCAAGGTGCTGCCGTGGCTGCGTCCCGACGCCAAGAGCCAGGTCACTCTGCGCTACGAGGACAACCGCCCGGTGGCCGCCGACGCCGTCGTGCTGTCCACCCAGCACGCGCCCGACATCCCCCAGAGCGCCATCCGCGAGGCGGTGATCGACGAAATCATCCTCAAGGTCATCCCGCGGGAGTGGATCCACAAGGACACCAAGTTCTACGTCAATCCCACCGGCCAGTTCGTCATCGGCGGGCCTGTGGGGGACTGCGGCCTCACGGGACGCAAGATCATCGTCGACACCTACGGCGGCATGGCCCGTCACGGCGGCGGCTGCTTCAGCGGCAAGGATCCCACCAAGGTGGACCGCTCTGCTGCCTACATGGGCCGCTACGTGGCCAAGACCATCGTCGCCGCCGGACTCGCCGAGCGCTGCGAGATCCAGGTTTCCTACGCCATCGGCGTGGCCGAGCCCACCTCGATCACCATCGAAACCTTCGGTACCGGCAAGATCGCCGAATCCCGTCTGGTGGAGATCGTGCGCGAACACTTCGACCTGCGTCCGCGCGGCCTGATCGAGGAACTCGACCTTTTGCGGCCGATCTACCGCAAGACCGCCGCCTACGGCCACTTCGGCCGCAGCGAGCCTGAATTCACCTGGGAGCGCACCGACAAAGCCGAGGCTTTGCGCGAGGCCGCCGGCTTGCCGCCCCGTTCCTGA